In a single window of the Osmia bicornis bicornis chromosome 7, iOsmBic2.1, whole genome shotgun sequence genome:
- the LOC114875392 gene encoding helix-loop-helix protein 1, translating to MANGGHGVVVNGVGAPGAGTLSREERRRRRRATQKYRTAHATRERVRVEAFNLAFAELRKLLPTLPPDKKLSKIEILRLAICYIAYLNHVLEA from the exons ATGGCGAACGGTGGACACGGAGTGGTAGTGAACGGGGTGGGTGCACCAGGTGCTGGCACCCTTTCGCGCGAAGAAAGACGTCGACGCAGAAGAGCGACGCAGAAATATCGAACAGCACACGCAACGag agaAAGGGTGAGAGTGGAAGCGTTCAATCTGGCGTTTGCGGAACTTAGAAAACTTCTTCCAACTTTGCCACCGGACAAGAAGCTGTCGAAAATTGAGATTCTACGACTGGCCATCTGTTATATCGCCTATTTGAATCATGTCCTCGAAGCTTGA